In Brachypodium distachyon strain Bd21 chromosome 2, Brachypodium_distachyon_v3.0, whole genome shotgun sequence, one genomic interval encodes:
- the LOC100826123 gene encoding NDR1/HIN1-like protein 1 — MVDHHLPPEETGHHHHKGEKAVHADDLKPARRRGFNNYYYGGHAAGHGGAFRTLCFVLLVIILLAGITALILYLVYRPSTPTFAVTSVAVYSLANATAPPAAGALAGPGPGASPALMAASFQVTLVIRNPSGRSAATYDTLTAYVAYRGEPITGPASLPPLAQEPRSAVAVAPVVGAGAAVPVPVSPDAAAALSRDVAYGVVSLRVVLLGRVRYVSGPFRSGWRSLYARCDLLVGVRKQERGREAPLFGNPSCDVN, encoded by the coding sequence ATGGTAGACCACCACCTCCCGCCGGAGGAAaccggccaccaccaccacaaggGCGAGAAGGCCGTCCACGCCGACGACCTCAAgccagcccgccgccgcgggttCAACAACTACTACTACGGCGGCCACGCGGCCGGCCACGGCGGGGCGTTCCGCACGCTCTgcttcgtcctcctcgtcatcaTCCTCCTGGCCGGCATCACCGCGCTCATCCTCTACCTCGTCTACCGCCCTTCCACCCCAACCTTCGCCGTCACCTCCGTCGCCGTCTACTCCCTCGCCAACGCCACCGCCCCGCCGGCTGCCGGTGCTCTCGCCGGACCCGGGCCCGGGGCGTCGCCCGCGCTCATGGCGGCGTCGTTCCAGGTGACCCTCGTGATCCGCAACCCGAGCGGTCGGTCGGCGGCCACGTACGACACGCTGACGGCGTACGTGGCGTACCGCGGGGAGCCCATAACGgggcccgcgtccctgccgccgctGGCGCAGGAGCCACGCAGCGCCGTGGCGGTGGCGCCCGTGGTCGGGGCCGGCGCAGCGGTGCCCGTGCCCGTGTCGCCGGACGCCGCGGCGGCTCTGTCCAGGGACGTAGCGTACGGCGTGGTGTCGCTCCGGGTGGTGCTGCTCGGCCGCGTCCGCTACGTGTCCGGCCCGTTCCGGAGCGGGTGGCGCTCCCTGTACGCGCGCTGCGACCTGCTCGTCGGCGTCCGCAAGCAGGAGCGCGGCCGCGAGGCGCCGCTGTTCGGCAATCCCTCCTGCGATGTTaattaa